From Felis catus isolate Fca126 chromosome B4, F.catus_Fca126_mat1.0, whole genome shotgun sequence:
GATAATGCCAAAGATCACAGTGGCCATTATGGGGATGTATGTGCCAGTTTGGATCCTGGCaaggacagagaagaggaggCCATCCTTTGCCATCGTGTATATCAGCTGACGTATGGGGAACATATAGCCCAAGAGGCTGGCAGAAAGACTACAGAAAAATCCAAAAGCTACAACATAGTAGGCAGGGGCCCAGCCAATATGGTGAAATACCTCAGGCAAGGGGGTCCCAGGTTGAAGCTGGTAGTAAGGAACCATAAGTGTAAGTGCTGAAGAGACACCAAAATACATCAAAGTGCTGATGAACAGTGAAATCACAATGCCCATAGGGATGGAACGCTGGGGGTTCTGGGCTTCTTCAACTCTGGTAACAATGTTATCAAAACCTATAAATGCATACAGACAGGTAGCTGCTCCATGGAGAATCCCATTGAGGCCAAAAGGCACAAATCCTCCAGTGCCCAGAGGCCCCAAGCTTGAGGTGTCATTGAGTCCAGCCTTTATGTAGTCCTCTTCTGTGAGCTTCCAGTTGTGCAGGTCCCCCTTAATGAAACCAGAGATGATGACAAAACTGAGAACTAAAAGGCTCACCAATGTGACTACTTTGGTAAACAGTCCTGACTCTCTAGCCCTCAGAGTCAGCAATCCGATGAGCAACAACACAAGGGCCACAACACAGAAGCCTAGAATTTCTGCAAGGACCTGGGGAACATGCAGTAAGATGTTTTCATGCAGGGTCTGAGAGATCTGGTTCCCAAACAGGTTGTCAAAAGCTAAGCTCCAGGCAAAgaccacaatggctgtaccagcAACATAGGAAAAGATGAGGTTCCAGCCAGTGATGAAAGCCCAGAGTTCACCTATAGTGACATAGCTGTAGAGATATGCAGAGCCAGAATGGGGAACACGGGCACCAAACTCTGCGTAGCACAGCCCCGTCAGCACAGAAGTTAGGCCGGCCACCAAAAAGCAGATCACAATGGATGGTCCGGCTTTATCTCTAGCCACTTCACCAGCTATGACATATATAACTGCACCCACTGTAGAGCACACACCCAGGGCCACTAAATCCAGAGTGTTCAGTCTTCTGCATGGGACATCCTCAGTCACCAAATGTTCCAGCTGACGTCTGCGTAGCAGCTTTTTACCAAATCTGAAAAGTGCCTGACCCAGCATTGTAGCTGGAGTTGAAGATTCTAGGATCAGAGAGCTGCAGGAAGTGTGGAGAGCCGAGAGTCTGGAGCTGGATTCACTGAGTCTCAGTTAAGCCAAGTTGGGTTGTCACTGCTGAGTTCTATTGCTCAGGCTTGAAAGCTGATGCTTCATATTTCATCTTATATGTGCTATTCTTCCATAATGCCTAAGTAAacaataagtatttactgaacaaTGGTGTTCAACCAACACTTAGAAGTCTCAGGTTACCTGTTGTAGCCCAATATCACAGAAACTGACACTAAAGGACATCACAGAAAAACCAACCTTGCTTTCCCCCAGAAAAGTGCCAAGTACTTCCCAACATTCTGCTTTTAATGAACTACATGACATATTTAAATTTGGGTACATCTCATGTAGCTTTGTGTACTAATTGAGCTATAAGACACAAGATGGCATGAATTTATTGTGCAACAATTCACATGTGGGATGTTTGGGCCATGCTTGAGCATGAATTATGGCACATTAATTCATTGACTAGAGGGCCTGATTGTAATCACAgaactatattttcaaatatcaccTGAGTTTAAGTTACAAATATTGGccccccagtattttttttttgatggttttatttttgagacaaaaaaaaagcaccaaatgcaaaggggcagagagagagggagacaggaacttagtaggctctgtgctgacagcagagagcctgatgcagggcttgaactcacaagccctgagattataacctgagctgaagtctgacacttagcctactgagccatccaggtgccccactggtCTCCCAGTCTTAAAATCTTTAGCCCCAAAATCAgctagccaaagtcagatgtcactttgtcccccttcctcctcactcTGCATCTTCCATTTAACTGCAGTGATGACAAAGGATGTATAGTCCAAACCCTTCCCTTTACCCACCTAGGCCCACAGAGTGTtgtgagaagagaggaagagggagaaaggggcaaGACCTTTATAACTACTTCCAAAAAGGAGAGGAGCAGGCTGTTTAGTAAGGAAACATTGGAGAGATAGGTGCAGTAGCCAACCAACAATCCATTTCTAAGAAGGGAGAAGAGATATAAAGGTGCTTTTATGAAGCAACCAGGCAAAATGTACTACAATTTTTACATCCATAGTTATGAGAGTATGAtgggtaggaaggaaagaagtaagTCACTTAGCTCAGAAGCTCACAACctaaacattttcttctgtctcttccctctttGGATTCCAGTAAAGAAGATGAGCTCATTTCTGCAGGAACTCTGCTCACTGGTCACACTATGCTCTATAAACATCCTGAACCATCTGTGATGTCAGCTGCCAGCAGCCTGGAGAATCTACCCTGCTCTGTGAGCTTATATTAAATCACTCACTTGTAACTCCTACTAGTTTTTCATAAGTAGTTATTTTTAACTCATTCAACCAGGCTTTCAATATgccaaatatgttttcttaatgAAGGAATTTGC
This genomic window contains:
- the LOC101091634 gene encoding cationic amino acid transporter 3-like; translated protein: MLGQALFRFGKKLLRRRQLEHLVTEDVPCRRLNTLDLVALGVCSTVGAVIYVIAGEVARDKAGPSIVICFLVAGLTSVLTGLCYAEFGARVPHSGSAYLYSYVTIGELWAFITGWNLIFSYVAGTAIVVFAWSLAFDNLFGNQISQTLHENILLHVPQVLAEILGFCVVALVLLLIGLLTLRARESGLFTKVVTLVSLLVLSFVIISGFIKGDLHNWKLTEEDYIKAGLNDTSSLGPLGTGGFVPFGLNGILHGAATCLYAFIGFDNIVTRVEEAQNPQRSIPMGIVISLFISTLMYFGVSSALTLMVPYYQLQPGTPLPEVFHHIGWAPAYYVVAFGFFCSLSASLLGYMFPIRQLIYTMAKDGLLFSVLARIQTGTYIPIMATVIFGIIAAIMAFFFGLTDLLDFMSIGTRLAYSLVAFCVLILRYQPEVKKGGNEADVQDESGPAEEKLTLQRLLFPGSSTPTPLSGRVVYVCSSLLALLLTLLCLVLAQWPVLHSGDPVWISVVVLLLVLITGITGVIWRQPQSSSPLPFKVPALPLLPLLSVFVNVYLMMRMTAGTWAPIGFWMLIGFAIYFSYGIQYSLVAESHLS